From one Perca flavescens isolate YP-PL-M2 chromosome 4, PFLA_1.0, whole genome shotgun sequence genomic stretch:
- the slc5a8l gene encoding sodium-coupled monocarboxylate transporter 1, translated as MVGTGGPVATFSVWDYVVFAGTILVSAGVGLFQAIRGRKETSSAEFLLGGRQMTAVPVAMSLTASFMSGITVIGTPTEAYRFGAAFWLFGFSYAIMSAITAEVFVPLFYRLGITSAYEYLEMRFSKPIRIIGTSMYIVQTALYTGLVIYAPALALNQITGLDLWGVLVATGAVCILYCTLGGLKAVIWTDVMQMVTMLAGFVAVIARGAVVQGGLTKIWEDAGEGGRLEAFDFDPDPLKRHTFWTIIVGGSIMWVSIYSINQSQVQRYISCKTLRHAKMSLYVNMVGLWVTVSLAVFSGLTMYSIYKNCDPFTNGDISSQDQLLPYLVMDILADYPGIPGLFVAAAYSGTLSTVSSSINALVAVTVEDFILPVCKNLTEKQVTWMNMGLSVFFGALCIGMAGVASLMGSILQAALSIFGMISGPLLGLYLLGMLFRTTNSIGGLSGMIIGLVLTLWVGIGGQIYPATSEKTNPLQVSTAGCNNTMGQNYTTTAPWTSPLTSQPDVRPPLADSWYSLSYVYLSLLGTLTTMVSGLLVSMVTGGCKQEKMNPDLFVKRSDLFCFGCSNKSEASEVPEKATTEFHMEADNPTFTDFDMTSKDAEKATKL; from the exons ATGGTTGGTACAGGTGGCCCAGTAGCCACTTTCTCTGTGTGGGATTATGTGGTGTTTGCTGGAACAATTTTGGTGTCAGCTGGCGTGGGCCTTTTCCAGGCCATCCGAGGCCGCAAGGAGACCAGCAGCGCTGAGTTCTTGCTGGGTGGACGGCAAATGACAGCTGTGCCGGTTGCAATGTCGCTCACAGCCAGCTTTATGTCTGGCATCACAGTCATCGGCACACCAACTGAGGCCTACCGGTTTGGAGCTGCTTTCTGGCTCTTTGGCTTCTCCTATGCCATCATGTCTGCCATCACTGCTGAGGTCTTTGTCCCGCTTTTCTACCGACTGGGGATCACCAGCGCCTATGAG TACCTGGAGATGCGCTTCAGCAAGCCTATTCGGATAATTGGAACATCTATGTACATCGTTCAGACG GCCCTGTACACTGGTTTGGTAATCTATGCTCCAGCTCTTGCACTAAATCAAA TCACAGGGCTTGATCTATGGGGAGTGCTGGTGGCTACAGGAGCAGTGTGCATCCTCTACTGCACTTTG GGCGGCCTGAAAGCAGTAATCTGGACAGACGTGATGCAGATGGTGACCATGCTGGCAGGTTTTGTGGCTGTTATAGCTAGAGGAGCTGTAGTGCAGGGAGGCCTGACGAAGATTTGGGAAGACGCCGGCGAAGGAGGCCGACTAGAGGCATTTGA TTTTGACCCAGATCCTCTGAAGCGTCATACTTTCTGGACTATCATAGTCGGTGGCAGCATCATGTGGGTGTCCATCTACTCAATCAACCAGTCCCAGGTGCAACGCTACATCTCCTGCAAAACCTTGCGACATGCCAAGAT GTCTTTGTATGTGAACATGGTTGGCTTGTGGGTAACCGTGAGTCTGGCCGTGTTTTCAGGCCTCACCATGTACTCCATTTACAAGAACTGTGACCCATTTACAAATGGTGATATAAGCTCCCAGGACCAG CTGCTGCCCTACCTTGTGATGGATATTCTGGCAGACTACCCTGGAATCCCTGGCTTGTTTGTGGCTGCTGCATACAGTGGTACCCTTAg CACGGTGTCTTCCAGCATTAATGCCCTTGTTGCTGTCACTGTGGAAGACTTTATTCTTCCCGTGTGCAAAAACCTCACAGAGAAACAGGTCACCTGGATGAACATGGGCCTAA GTGTATTCTTTGGTGCCCTGTGTATTGGAATGGCTGGAGTTGCTTCATTGATGGGAAGCATTTTGCAG GCAGCTCTGTCCATATTTGGCATGATCAGTGGACCTCTTCTCGGTCTTTACCTTTTAGGCATGCTATTCCGCACAACAAATTCCATA ggAGGACTTTCGGGAATGATCATTGGTCTTGTGTTGACTCTGTGGGTGGGGATTGGAGGCCAGATTTATCCAGCAACAAGTGAAAAGACAAATCCTCTTCAAGTCAGCACTGCGGGCTGCAACAACACTATGGGCCAAAACTACACAACGACAGCTCCGTGGACCAGTCCTCTGACCTCACAGCCTGA tgtgaggCCACCTCTGGCAGACTCCTGGTACTCTCTGTCCTACGTCTATTTATCTCTCTTGGGGACACTGACCACAATGGTGTCTGGCCTGCTGGTGAGCATGGTCACAG gtgGATGCAAGCAAGAAAAAATGAACCCTGATCTGTTTGTGAAGAGGAGTGATCTGTTCTGCTTCGGCTGCAGTAATAAATCAGAG GCATCAGAAGTCCCAGAAAAGGCTACAACAGAGTTTCATATGGAAGCTGACAACCCAACATTCACAGACTTTGACATGACGAGTAAAGACGCTGAAAAAGCCACCAAACTGTAA
- the tshba gene encoding thyroid stimulating hormone subunit beta a, producing the protein METAVFTCCLLFLWFSPAVPMCLPTDFTLYVERPECNFCVAINTTICMGFCYSRDSNMRYRLGPRFLIQRGCTYDNVEYRTAILPGCPIAANPVFTYPVALSCHCGACRTDSDECAHRASVDGARCTKPVTRIYPYPGQSNYMIPF; encoded by the exons ATGGAGACCGCAGTGTTCACCTGCTGTCTCCTTTTTCTTTGGTTCAGCCCAGCTGTTCCCATGTGTTTACCCACTGACTTCACCCTGTATGTGGAGAGGCCAGAGTGTAATTTCTGTGTGGCGATCAACACAACCATCTGCATGGGATTTTGCTACTCaagg GACAGCAACATGAGGTATAGACTCGGCCCACGCTTCCTTATCCAGAGAGGCTGTACCTATGACAATGTGGAATACCGCACAGCCATACTGCCCGGCTGTCCTATCGCCGCTAACCCCGTCTTTACCTACCCAGTGGCTCTCAGCTGCCACTGCGGTGCCTGCAGGACTGACAGCGATGAGTGTGCACACAGGGCCAGCGTGGACGGAGCTAGGTGTACCAAACCAGTGACACGTATCTACCCGTACCCTGGCCAGAGCAACTACATGATCCCTTTCTGA